Part of the Sorghum bicolor cultivar BTx623 chromosome 1, Sorghum_bicolor_NCBIv3, whole genome shotgun sequence genome, ATgtataaagtactaaatatatactatttttttgcaaaactaaaacaacaactagagaataatttacgagacaaatcttttgagtctaattagcctataattgaacactaattgtccaataaaataaaaataataaagtgTATGTTAAATTTTATCACCTCTAACCAAACAGTCCCGCAGACTCGGAAGAAGAAAAAACCCCgcttcctaggccttgtttacttcgctccaaaaaccaaaaacttttcaagattctccatcaatcgaatcttacggctcatgcatgaagcattaaatatagacgaaaacaagaactaattgcacagtttatctgtaaaatcGTGaggtgaatcttttgagtctaattagtccgtgattagacaataattatgaaataaaaacaaaaatgttataatacccaaaaacccaaaaaattctgaaactgaacaaggcctaacaaaAAAACCCAAGCCACACCTCAAACATATGTCGGATGTTTGATACCAGTTAGGAGTATTAGACATAGactaattataaaactaattaGACAAATACAcactaatttacgagataaatttaCTAAGCTTAATTAATTCATAGTTTGATCAATGTGGCGCTACAGTAAACATGTATTGTTCATGGATTCATTAAACTCAATAGATTcgtctaaggccagtctcaatacatgtttcataagagtgtcatgcatattaaatagggtgccacataagcaaaattgttgacttggcagagtcattaaatgaaagaGTTTCATTAGATGacagaggagtttcatccccataaaactcctGTGGCTCGGTTATCTAGTTTATAGTTTTGATAActatgtcatgaaactatgcattgagactggcctaatataTGACACAAATTaaactttaggccttgtttagatgtgaaatttttttggatttcgctagtgtaacactttcgtttgtttgtgataaatattgtccaattataaattaactggagtcaaaagattcgtctcgtgatttacagttaaactgtgtaattagtttttgttttcgtctatatttaatacttcatgcatgtgccgtaaaatttaatgtgacagGAAATTTTAAAAACCTTTTGGTTTCTGATGGAGCTGGACATAGCAGTAGAGCAAAGCCATTAACCTGACAGTACTTGCGTTGTGACTTTAAATACTCGGAGTGATGCATCGTCTACACAGAAGTGTGAGGCCACAGGAAGTGTCCTTGCCCCATCCATCGGGATCACTCTCTATCAGCTGCCAACTGCCGCTGCTGTCCAAGTCCAACAAGCTTTCCCCACCCCACCTGATCAAAATGTCCGCGTgcccggcaccggcaccggcagtgGCCACTTTTCtcctcgtcgcgcttctctccTGCTGCTGCCAGTCCGCACGAGCCATCCGGACGCACGGCGGCGGCTATGTCTCCGCGGTCGGGGACCCCGGCATGCGGCGCGACGGCCTCCGCGTGGCCTGGGAGGCGTGGAACTTCTGCAACGAGGTCGGCCAGGAGGCCCCCGGCATGGGCAGCCCCCGCGGCGCCGACTGCTTCCATCTCGGTCCGTGCACACGTTAGATTCGATTCGGTTTTCTGACGACCACGGATTGCATTTGCATGCCTCAATCTGCTCTGCTTTCTTCCAAAAGCAGAGACGAGCTCCGACGAGCACGGGCAGCCACTCTACTCGGTGGCGCACCTGGTCACCGACGCCGACAACCGCCTGGGCGCGGGCGACCCGTTCCCGGGTTCCCCACCGTCCACAGCCCCCATCACCGACGCCGACCTCTACGCGCCGGCCAAGGAGCTCTACCTCGGCGACCGCTGCCAGGTGCCCGACACCCCGGTGCCGTGGCAGTTCTGGATGGTCATGCTCAAGAACGGCAACCTCGACACCACCGCCGCCATATGCCCGGAGAACGGCCGCCCCGCGCGCCCGTTCCCGCAGACGTCCCGCTTCCCGTGCCCCGGTGGAGCCGGGTGCATGAACCAGCCGCTGGTGTTCCACAACCGCACCGCGCTGGACGACGCCGGCCGATGGCTCCGCGGCGGCATGTTCGGGACCTACGACCTGGACGCCGCCAACCGCCTCGGCGCCGGCAACGTCTCCTTCTACTCCGTGACGTGGGAGAAGGAGGTGGCGgcgaccggcggcggcggtgggtgGGCGTTCCACCACAAGCTGCGCACGTCCACCAAGTACCCGTGGCTGATGCTGTACCTGCGCTCCGACGCCACCAAGGGCTTCTCCGGCGGCTACCACTACGACACGAGAGGCATGACCAAACAGGTGCCGGAGTCGCCGGACTTCAAGGTGCGGTTCACCCTGGAGGTGAAGCAGGGCGGCGGGCGCAACAGCCAGTTCTACCTCATGGACATGGGCAGCTGCTGGAAGAACGACGGGCGCGCCTGCGACGGCGACACGGCGACGGACGTGACCCGGTACAGCGAGATGATCATCAACCCGTCCACGCCGGCGTGGTGCACGCCGTCGCGGATCGACCAGTGCCCGCCGTGGCACACCTTCCGGAACGGCAGCCGCGTGCACCGCACCGACGGAGCCCGCTTCCCCTACGGCGCCTACCACGTGTACTGCTCCCCCGGGAACGCGGCGAGCGCGGAGCAGCCCACCAGCTACTGCGACGCCTACAGCAACCCGCAGGCGCAGGAGATCCTGCAGCTGCTGCCGCACCCCGTGTGGGGCGAGTTCGGCTACCCGACGGCGAAAGGGCAGGGGTGGGTCGGCGACCCCAGGGCGTGGGAGCTCGACGTCGGAGCCATGTCGCAGGCGCTCTACTTCTACCAGGACCCCGGCACGCCGCCGGCAAGGAGGCGGTGGACGTCGCTCGACGTCGGCACCGAGATTTACATCAGCGACAGGGCCGAGGAGGCGGAGTGGACGCTCAGTGGCTTCGACGTCCTTGTGCCGGACATCAAGTCACAGCAACGGGCCAGCAACAGCTGCTGGTAGTACGTTACGTTGCGTAGCAGGCCAAAGTGTctgttttttttcctttattTTATTCATCATATCTACAATAATAATACGTACAAAGAAAGAATGAAAAATTTtctatacatgcgtctaaatattcgatgtgacgaggaatctgaaaaattttacaaaattttttggaaactaaacaaagccttagggcACCTGCTACTTTCAGTTGCATGTGGTAAATATATACTGTATTGTTCTAACATATTGGTCAGAATCAAGAATCATGGGGGGGAAATGATTCCATATGGTTAGCATACTGGAATCACTTGTTCTAAACTGATGCTGATAAAGTTTCTGAATAAAAACGATTTcacttttttctaaaaaaaaaatagcaAACAAACATTAAAGACTCTCCTGACAACAGGACGGCAAGTGCAAGAATGCTAAAGTAAAATACCGAACAAAAAACTCTGGGCGAGGCATCTTGGATGCATTATTATTTTACTTTCGTTTGGGAGAAACTGAAACCTGTAGCTCCTGTAAACGGCCCAAACATGGGCAAATCTACTGCAAAAAGGCAGTAACAGACGGGGAATACATTGCCGTATATATTGGACATAATGTGTGCAGTTTGACTGTTTTCTTCCCAAAGTAACCAGGGCaacacattgagccaaagagtCTTCAGGTGAATGACCTACCCACTCCCGCGGCAGCTCAAAAGATGGAAAAGTTTCGATCAACTGGAGCAAACATCCAACTGTGGGTCTCTTCAGCTGCTGAGCTGCAATATTCTTCCACAGTTAATGGCGAAGCACAGCCAGCAAAACAAACTCAAAGCACGCTGATTTTGCTGTTTCTTCAATTGATGCAAAGTCCTGCTTTGAGCAAGCAGATTCCACAGGTCTTCATGGAACGTTCCTATTTCACTACAAAAAAGCATTGCTGAGCACCAAAATCAGCCCAAAACCTGATGGCACTTTCATGAATATCTGTGGATTCCAATGTTGAGGTCCGATGATATGGAGGTCAGATATGGCAATGTTTGGTGCCAAACAGCTTTGAACACTCGCTTTTGGTGTGCCTGAACAGACTGGCAAGGATTCTGGCCATGATACCTGATGTCGAAGATGTGGATCACAGGATCTGCTGAACCAGACGACACGTACCAGCCATCTGGAGACCATGATTGGTTAATCAGAGCTGACTGAGACTCACTGCTCTCTTGCTTCCAACCAAATGCATGAACCTCAGTTTGCCTAAGCCTGACATCAAACAAGCGCAGCTGTCTGCCTGGAGCCCTGTTAGCACAAAGAAACAAACAAGACTGTTTAACCATGCACCCCAAATATGAATAGAGCGCTACTGACAACCATTGCACTTAGAACATCACATAAGCACTACGAATATCAATCAGTGAAAGGTTTTCTTTATAAAACATTAAAACTACAGCTTGAGCAGTATATTAAACTTGTAGGCTATAATGCAACAATAGGTTAGGATTACCTCAAGGGTTAACAGCAACAAAATCAACCCACTATTCCAgaaacattttttaaaaaaatcacttACCCTGTCTGCACCATATATAAGTTGAAATCACATGGATTTGCTAATACGCTCATGCATTTGCTATCAATTAGGTTCTTGAACTCTGTCCGTCCAGCAGAGAGATCAAATCCTATTATCCTCTTGTCATAGCCAACTGATAATATTGTTTTTTTCTGTTGCAATCCAGCAACACCCATGACAGCAGAAGAATGGAAATCCTTATGCACTCTCTTGGGTTTCCATGAATCATCTTTGTCCTCCCAAAGTATAATAGCATGGTCACTTCCTCCAGTAACGAAGCATGCATCAGACCAGGGCATGAAACTTATGTTATTTATGATTCCTTTTGTGTGAGGCTTCTCCGGTAGGAAAGTAACTTTCCTCTGTTTCAGTTCAGGGAAAAATTGTGGAACACCATTTAGTAATATTTCAAGAAAGTAGATTATCTGTTACTCACAAAAATAAGGCATAGACAAGTATAGCCATAAAGTAGGGATGATGGAATCAAGTCTTTCAAGGTTTTATGTCACGACAACATATCACACTAAGGCATTGATGCCTACACGCTACACAGTGAAACAGTAAAATGGCATGAAGGCAATCACTTACGAAAACAGTTTCAGGAAAACCTAACTGAGTTATAACTGGTCGATTAAAGGTAGACCACCTCACAATCTCAGCAGCCAATCATCATTGCCATCAACATGatagaacaaaagaaaaagagcaAAGTCTAACTATGGTTTGCTCAAATTAAGTTAACATATGAGCAGGAATAACTAAAACAACCACCTCTCAAATTCCTCCCTATAACTATTATCTCAAATACTAATTATATGAAATCATATATGCAGAATTTGATAATTTAATCATATTATAACACTGCAGCTAACTGAATCTATATAGACATGTAGCTAGATGTAAAGGGGTGCACAAGTTTAGACAGAGTTCTTACTTGTCCTGATATAAGGTTTGTCATTGAAACCTGAGAATCGTCATTATCAGCAGTGTATACAGCAAAAATCGTCTCGCCATCTGGATGCCAAGCTATATCTTCAGGCCATCTATGCTTTGGGGAAAAGAAATCTGTTTTGCCACGAAATGAGAGAGAAGGTCTGCAAGTATAATAACGTACATTGTCAAATGGTGCTAACAATTGAAAAGATACCTGCCGAACAATTTTACCTTTTCACTAATGCAAATTGTGTTTGCAGGAGTGTTCTTTTGCAACCATAAATGATAAAGTTAAAGTTAACATGTACTCAGACAATAAGTGCATCTATCACAGAGAACTATATTCTCCTTAGTACCTGCACTACTGGCGTACAAATTTAACATTGACATGCTAATTAACATGTGCCGGCGGTGTAGCATTTCTTCCTTCAAAAAGTAATGACATGAAACATGGATACACCAAACAACAAAAAATACACTTCCTAAAGGTTGTACCTATACTAAAATCTTATccatttccaaaatcatctttcCATGTGACTTGAGCAAGGTTAGTGCCATGTTCCCAGTCCATGACGGGGTAAATCCACTGGGAGACTGGCCAGGTGGAGTAGGCTGCTAAAGGTGAGAAAAATACAGATACGGAACTATTGATTCTTGCCTGCATCCTCACGAATACATGGTTCCTCCAAATAGCCTCACAACTAACCGATGGGTATTCCTAATGCAACTAATCACTAAGAAACCAACTAACCTAGCAGACAAGATCAAGCTGTTGCTGCATGGCTTGGATGGGACATCCATGCTGCTTGCCTCACGTGTTGGGCCTAGCCAGTCCCATGATTGTTAACTACCGTACAAGATTCATAAGGTTGATGTTATCTGATGTTAAGACAGTATATTAACCATCATGTGTGTGCCCATACCAAGTTCGCCTTAATTCAAACAATACACTAAAATTTCACTAACATGTATTGAAGGAGAGTTGTTGGATGCTTGACCATAATGGTGTTTCCCATGGTACAATGGAAAGTGTTGGCACATCCTTTTTGGCTaactttttaaaaataaaaataaaataaactaaCTAGAGGTTTCAGAGTAAAAATCCTGCTGGGTATACCAGCACACAAGAAAAGTGCTGACTTTCAGTTGTGCCATAGCATTACATCATTTTGGTTGCACGAGAAGATAGACAAGAAAAGTGCTGAGTGCCTGAGTTTAGTATCCAAGTCTCGACTAAGCGCGAGAAGAGAGACAAGAGACAAACAATAAAAGAAAGCAGATTAACTTGTTTTTCTTGTCAATTTGTGCTAATGAACTTTTTTTAGCATTTGTGCTAATGAACTTGGCAAGGTAAGACATACTAAGGTGGGCACTTCAGCCTTAACTGCAAAAAACCACACTTAAGGTTCATAAAGTAAATACTTAAATCTACGTAATTGATATCAACCCCACGTATGCATTTATTATCTCCTTAGTGTCAATATATGATCATTTTGGGAGTGAGGCTTCAAGAATAAAGCATTGTCTAAGGATCCTGTTGGCATAAATCTACAAAACCAATGCAATATCTGTCAAGCAAAACTATCATTAAGTACTGCTGAGTCACTCATTAAGGCTTATACAAAGTATGAATTTTAAGTTTCAGGATAGATATAAGTTTTTCTTTCTTCCATCACCATGTAACCATAAACACTTAAGCTGAGATCATTTGCAAGTATCATAGTGCATTCACTACAACTTTACAGAAACTAGTGACATATCTCTTAAATATGATTGAAAGATTAGTAAAAAAAGCAGGAAATGAAAAGGAAAACATGTTGACAATTCATAGTAACATTATGCATACCCTCTTGTCTCCACTTGCCATAAAGTAACCAATCCATCCAGCGCACTGCATCACAAGAAAGCATAAGATTAAAGTTTTGGAAATTAAGCAAACTTATCAAATCATGTTTACtttaaattattattattatttgtttCACATGCAATTTGAGACAAACAAGTAAACAAAATCATTGATTTGACAGCATGTATATTGGAACAGTGGTTGAGAACTTAGTCCAGTCATCCCAGTTTATAAATCTAAACCAGCAGCCTATACTACTGCTCGCAAAACTTTGTCCAAGAAAGAAGTACAAGCAAATAGTCCCACTTAGAAGTAAGCTTGCTTTGTGAGTGGTGCTTGTAGACTGCCATTACATAACCTTTTTTGGGTGTATTTTTGCAGGCACCATAAAATTCTGGAGGTGGAGAAATGATTTCAATGATGCCAAAGCTGAATACTAATGGTACACGTGCGTGCTCCTCAGTGTACGTGTGTCATGCTCTTTTTTTTCCCTACAGTTGGTGCATTCATGGTACCTATTTACTGGTATATTTATTATATACCATGAATTTGCAGTACCTGGTAACAACGAGCTGATCATTAGCAGGGCATAGCTCAAGACACCTAAGCTTCCTCCTGTGTTGGCTCGAGACCAAATTGCCACCTTGAAATTTAAGCACAGTTGCAGATGATTTCTTGACATTTGGGATCAAGTTCTGATGCTCCTTCTGTTCTGTAAAACCAGATTTGCACAGCTGAGAGATGCATAGCACATCAAACATCAATAATGATAAAGCGACGGCCAAAACTACTACTTCTTTTTTTGCGAATCAAAACTACTACTTCTAAGG contains:
- the LOC110431261 gene encoding uncharacterized protein LOC110431261 isoform X2 — encoded protein: MHRLHRSVRPQEVSLPHPSGSLSISCQLPLLSKSNKLSPPHLIKMSACPAPAPAVATFLLVALLSCCCQSARAIRTHGGGYVSAVGDPGMRRDGLRVAWEAWNFCNEVGQEAPGMGSPRGADCFHLETSSDEHGQPLYSVAHLVTDADNRLGAGDPFPGSPPSTAPITDADLYAPAKELYLGDRCQVPDTPVPWQFWMVMLKNGNLDTTAAICPENGRPARPFPQTSRFPCPGGAGCMNQPLVFHNRTALDDAGRWLRGGMFGTYDLDAANRLGAGNVSFYSVTWEKEVAATGGGGGWAFHHKLRTSTKYPWLMLYLRSDATKGFSGGYHYDTRGMTKQVPESPDFKVRFTLEVKQGGGRNSQFYLMDMGSCWKNDGRACDGDTATDVTRYSEMIINPSTPAWCTPSRIDQCPPWHTFRNGSRVHRTDGARFPYGAYHVYCSPGNAASAEQPTSYCDAYSNPQAQEILQLLPHPVWGEFGYPTAKGQGWVGDPRAWELDVGAMSQALYFYQDPGTPPARRRWTSLDVGTEIYISDRAEEAEWTLSGFDVLVPDIKSQQRASNSCW
- the LOC110431261 gene encoding uncharacterized protein LOC110431261 isoform X1, producing MHRLHRSVRPQEVSLPHPSGSLSISCQLPLLSKSNKLSPPHLIKMSACPAPAPAVATFLLVALLSCCCQSARAIRTHGGGYVSAVGDPGMRRDGLRVAWEAWNFCNEVGQEAPGMGSPRGADCFHLAETSSDEHGQPLYSVAHLVTDADNRLGAGDPFPGSPPSTAPITDADLYAPAKELYLGDRCQVPDTPVPWQFWMVMLKNGNLDTTAAICPENGRPARPFPQTSRFPCPGGAGCMNQPLVFHNRTALDDAGRWLRGGMFGTYDLDAANRLGAGNVSFYSVTWEKEVAATGGGGGWAFHHKLRTSTKYPWLMLYLRSDATKGFSGGYHYDTRGMTKQVPESPDFKVRFTLEVKQGGGRNSQFYLMDMGSCWKNDGRACDGDTATDVTRYSEMIINPSTPAWCTPSRIDQCPPWHTFRNGSRVHRTDGARFPYGAYHVYCSPGNAASAEQPTSYCDAYSNPQAQEILQLLPHPVWGEFGYPTAKGQGWVGDPRAWELDVGAMSQALYFYQDPGTPPARRRWTSLDVGTEIYISDRAEEAEWTLSGFDVLVPDIKSQQRASNSCW
- the LOC8061403 gene encoding U5 small nuclear ribonucleoprotein 40 kDa protein; the encoded protein is MGDPPALKRPKLEKDDNGSTYCPCPASNGAGAAAASGAPPRDDVEEEDDDISEEAVVALIAHRERDVERCKLKLLHYQSLLDTAEMKLEEAQSRLARFRDRKPPTTRSEPKLPTPPIHRDPKPSPPPIQRDLKPSPQPPLPEKKAPSPAPQPSARPHLVIPGTSNRPAPRPEPMPGLKKAAAPSSSSSPAPPERSRKEEKKPKRKIEQKEHQNLIPNVKKSSATVLKFQGGNLVSSQHRRKLRCLELCPANDQLVVTSALDGLVTLWQVETRGPSLSFRGKTDFFSPKHRWPEDIAWHPDGETIFAVYTADNDDSQVSMTNLISGQRKVTFLPEKPHTKGIINNISFMPWSDACFVTGGSDHAIILWEDKDDSWKPKRVHKDFHSSAVMGVAGLQQKKTILSVGYDKRIIGFDLSAGRTEFKNLIDSKCMSVLANPCDFNLYMVQTGAPGRQLRLFDVRLRQTEVHAFGWKQESSESQSALINQSWSPDGWYVSSGSADPVIHIFDIRYHGQNPCQSVQAHQKRVFKAVWHQTLPYLTSISSDLNIGIHRYS